One Thermococcus sp. M36 genomic window, TACATAGTGCCCGCACTTGGATTGACGGTACGGGATTTTAAGTTTTTTGTTTTATCTCTTCCGGGGGGGTTGCCAAAACGCCTATCTAATGATTTTTCCAGCTTTCCCCAAAAAGATCTGGGGTCTTTTTTGTAATTGCTGGTAGCTAATCGGTGTACAGGTGCTTTTGGGGAAGTTTTAAATCGCATGTGCGTTTACGGGTTGTGGAGCTTCTCCAGTGTTTCTCTCCGGCAGAAACCACCGTTTTCCATTGGTGCCAGTTTTACAAGAACGTAACCCTTAAATAGGCTTTCAATGTATATTGTCATGCCATTATACGCCACATATGGCAGCATTGCCAAAAAGTGAAGGAGGCAGTGGAATATGAGGAAGGCTTTGGGATTGTTTATAATGGGTTTGATGCTGTTTAGTATTTTTGCCGTCCGCCCTGTTAGTGCGGTAGACTACACTCCGAAGGACATCCCGCTGAACAGCGACGAGGCCACGGCCAGGTTCAAGGCTGACCTCCAGTGGTACCTCAACTACGGCCACTTTGTCATCAGCAACGGTCCGTACATCCTCGTCATGTACTCCCCAGAGAACCTCTACCTCAAGCTTGAGAAGTTCACCGGTGCGAGGACCATCTACACCAACACCCTCCCGAAGGACGGTTATGCCGATGTTATCGAGTACCAGGGTGTCCAGAACCCTGAGAACGTTATCCTCCAGATCGCTAAGGGCGAGTATGACCTTGGTATGTTCTCCTTCCCGGCCGGTAAGTACCAGGGTCTTGGTGCCGACGTTCTCGCGAACCTCAACCTCTACAAGAGTGCCAGCTCCTACAACGAGCTGACCTTCAACACCTACCACGACCCGGACAAGGACGCTCCGATCGTCACCGTTGGTGACCAGGTCTACTTCAACCCGTTCGCCATCAGGGAAGTCAGGTTCGCCATGAACTTCCTCGTCAGCAGGGACTACATCGTCCAGAACATCTACCAGGGTAGCGGTGCTCCGATGCTCGGCTGCATCAGGCCGAGCCACCCGGCCGACAAGTACTTCGAGCCAGTTTACAAGGCCCTTGGAATAACCGGCGCCGGCAACGAGCAGTTTGCCCTCCAGCTGATCGACCAGGCCATGCAGAAGGCCGCTCAGGAGGTTGCCAACTACGGCCACACCCTTGAGAAGAAGGCCGATGGCTACTGGTACTTCGACGGCCAGCAGATTACCGTCAAGTTCATCATCCGTATCGAGGACGAGAGGAAGGAGATCGGTCTCTACGTTGCCGACCTGCTTGAGAAGAAGGTCGGATTCAAGGTTGACAGGCTCCTCTGGGACAGGCAGAAGGCCGGTCAGGTCGTCTTCGCCAAGCCGCCGAGCAACTATGAGTGGAACATCTACACCGGTGGATGGGGTACCAGCGGTATCCCGAGCGTCTGGATTGACGACTACACCGCCTGGTTCTACGCCTCCTGGTACGGATACGTTCCGGGTGCCGTTGAGCCGAAGCACGTCAACACCGTCACTGTCGAGGAGGCCCTCAAGTACATAGGCAACGGCGATGTTAACGCCGGTCTCAGAAGATAGGTGCCGAGTACTACACCAGCGCCGACAAGCTCGGCCCGATGCTCAAGTGGACTGAGGAGGAGCTCACCTACCTGCTGACCTACTTCGTCATCAGCAGGGACGCCGTCGAGGGAACCCAGCACATCAACGCTGACCTTGTTCCGACCGACCCGATCAAGATCACCACCAAGGAGCAGTACTGGGACCTCCAGAAGATAAGCATGCTCATCGGTGTCATGGAGAGCGCCAGGGTCTTCATGATTGAGACCTGGGAGTTCTACCCGGCCAACAAGCAGAGGGTCACCAAGATCGTTCCTGAGGCCAGCACCGGTATCGGCCAGCGCTGGAGCATCATGACCGCCCAGACCCCGGACAAGCACCTCAAGATCGCCCAGTTCGCCTCAACCGGTGCCATGTTCATGAGCGCCTTCAACCCGATTGGCGGTCTGAGCGACGTTTACAGCGTCCGCGTCTGGAACCTCATCAGGGACTACGGCGCGACCACCAACTTCGACGGTATAGTCACCCCGTACAGGTGCAAGTGGACCCTTGAGCGCGGTGAGTTCACCGTTCCGGACGATGCGGTTATCTACAACCAGACCCAGGGCTGGATCGCCGCCAACGCCGGCCAGAAGGCCGTCGTCAAGGTCAAGGTCACCTGTGACTTCGGCGAGTGGCACAACGGCGTTAAGGGCAACATCGACGACCTCAAGTACTACATCGCGTTCCTCTACACCTGGGCTTACAAGGACGGTGCCGACGACCCGTACTACGACGAGAGTCTCGGTGGAACCGCTGGAACGCTCAGCAACATCCTCGGCTGGCAGTGGACTAACGACGGCTACGTCATCTATGGTACCTACGAGCACCCGCTCGCCGACGACATGACCGCCGGCTTCTACGTGTTCTACCCGACCCTCCCGTGGGAGCTCTACTGGGCCATGGGCGAGCTCGTCGCCAAGAGCAAGGAGTACGGCATTGACAAGACCTACTCCTTCAGCAGCGGTGCCGAGGGAGTCCTCTGGCTCGACCTCCTCACCAAGGAGCACGTTGACGACCTCGCCAAGGTCATTGAGAAGATCTCAGGAATAAGCATCGAGGACCTCAAGAAGACCCCGACCGAGACCCAGAGCCCAACCGAGACTCCGACCGGAACCGAGACCCAGAGCCCGACCCAGACCGAGTCACCGACCCAGCCGACCACCGAGGGAGGCACTAGCACCACCACCTACGTCGTCGTCGGCCTGGTGATAATCGTCATCGCCGGAGCCGCTTGGTACTTCACCAAGAAGAAGTGATTTCGTTCTTCCCCTTCTTTTTGTTTCTGTTGTCCCCCTTTTGCTGTACCGGGATGTTCTCCCCATCGTACCGGGGTCCCTTTTCTGTGCATTGAATGAAAATGTGTACATTGATGCAGTAAGATATATAAAGCCAGTTTTACAATGCTGAAAAAGATACATCAAACACGAGCAACCTGCTTGGGGGTGAAAAAATGGGATACCTAAAGTACCTCGCCTTTAGGATTGTGAACGCAATTCTTGTTCTGCTGATAGTGACGTTCATTATCTCGGCGCTCTTCGTTAAGGTCGCCGAGGAGAGCAACAGGTCCAAGATGTACGAGGAACTGATGCAATGGGAAAGAACCGAGGGTGCTAAAATCAAGCAGAGCCAGGGTCTGGAAGCCTTTGAACAGGCGAAGGCCGCAAAACAGGCCTCGCTTGAGGACAAGTACGAGCTGAACATCCCCTACTGGCAGAAGGTGTACAAAAAGGCGCTCCGTACTTTGAAGCTTGACTTCGGGACAACAAGCATGCCCATTTTCGGTACGAACAACGTCTCCGATATCATTAAGGTCGCCGTCCCGAGGAGCATCCTGCTGTTCACTACAGCGACGATAATCGTTATTATACTCGGTATATTCCTTGGAGTTAGGGCGGCAAGGCACGCGGGTAGCGCCTTCGACAGGGGGCTCTCCATTTTTGCGCTGCTCACATACAGTCTGCCCATGTGGTGGACCGGAATGATGTTCCTTCTGATATTCGCCTACAAGCTCGGCTGGTTCCCGCTGAGCTCGATGTTTGACCCGCAGCTCACCGGCTGGGCCCACGTCAAGGACGTCCTGTGGAAGCTTGCCCTTCCTGTGTTCACATACGTCTTCGTCGTTTTCGGCGGCTGGGCATGGACAACTAGGAACATCATGATCGGCACCCTCCAGGAGGACTTCATCATGGCCGCTAAGGCCAAGGGTGTCCCGGAGCACAAGATCATCTACGGCCACGCCCTCCGTGCTGCCGCTCCGCCGATAGTCACCATGATCATCTTCGCCCTCCTCGGTTCGCTCGGCGGTGCCATCATCAGTGAGCTCGTCTTCAACTACCCGGGAATGGGCAGGCTCTACTGGGTTGCCCTCCAGCAGAACGAGACCAACCTCCTCATAGGACTCACGTACTTCTTCACAGTGCTCTACCTGACGGGAGTTGTGCTCGCGGACATGATCTACGGATTCCTCGACCCGCGTGTCAAGGTCGGTGCTTCCGCCAAGATGTGAGGTGATTCACGATGAGATGGGTCGACGTCAAAGAAGGGTTTAAGGAATTCCTTGAGGAATTTAAACGGGAGAAGACCGGCATTGCCGGTGTTATTCTCCTCATTATCCTTGTCCTTGTTGCACTCACTGCCCCGTACACCACCATACCAGACCTCCCAGATAAGTGGAGGAGCTCGGCCTACTGGGAGGACAACCCCAAGAACGTCCCGCCGACATGGTACAACATGTTTACGTCGCAGAAGCTCGTGCCCCAGATGGTCTACGGTATTAACGACCTGAAGGTTGGCCATCCAAAAGACACCGAGATCGTAATTGAGGCTGACTATGAGTTCCCCTCTGGCTACTACGGCGGACCGCAGGGTATAATAATCAGGGGGCTGAACGTCTCTTTAGAGGATCCAATGAACGCCCCGACCTTTGGCCTCTACCTCCTCCGGCCCGACGGCAAGAAGATACCCCTCCTCAAGAACAAGCCGCTCAGCGGCGGCTCGGTTATAGCCGTTGGCAGAGACAGCGCAATTTCCACCAATGTATACATCTGGCTGGTCAACGTCACTGAGGGCAAGGAGCTGACGATGTTTGAGGTTCCGCTCCAGACGGTCCTGATCAGCGACATGGTTGCCCCGATGTTTGCCAAGGTGGAGCCCGGCATGAACGCCACCAAGATAATAGAGAGCCCCGAGCCTCTCTGGGGCACCTACAAGCTTATCCTTGACATCAACAACCCGGCACCCGACAAGAACAAGGTAGTCCTCGACAACATAAAGATGACCTTCCTTGGAAGGAGCTATGGAACCATGGGTACAGACTACCTCGGCAGGGACCTCTGGGCAGGAATAATCTGGGGTAGCAGGGTTTCACTTACAATCGGTATCCTCGTCTCCGTTCTGAGTACTCTCATAGGCCTCGTCTACGGAGTTACCAGTGCCTACCTCGGTGGGAACGCCGACGAGTTCATGATGCGTATCAACGAAATATTCGCCTCAATCCCCAGCCTGCCGATCCTCATCCTCATAGGTGCCACTGCAGGACACGTGACCCTCATGTTCATAGTGCTCCTGTTGGTCATCTTCGGATGGATGGGAATAGCCAGGATTTCGAGGAGTATGGCACTGCAGATCAAAGAGCAGACCTACATTGAGGCCGCCAGGGCTCTGGGTGCGGGCAATGGAAGAATAATCTTCAAACACATACTGCCACAGCTCCTCCCCTATGCCTTTGCGGTTATAGCCCTCAGCGTCCCCGGTGCGGTTATTGCGGAGGCCTCCCTGAGCTTCCTTGGAATCGGTGACCCCACTGCCGTTACTTGGGGGCAGATACTCAACGCGGCCCAGAATCAGGCGGCAACGACCAAGGGCTACTGGTGGTGGGTCCTCCCGCCCGGGCTGGGAATCGCTGTCGTCGGCCTTACCTTCGTGCTTATAGGTACGGCCCTGGATAAGATACTCAACCCGAGGCTCAGGAGGCTGTGAGGTGGTATAAATGGCCAAGAACGTACTCGAAGTTAAGGATCTTAAGATGTACTACTTCACAACCAAGGGCGTTGTCAAGGCTGTTGACAACATCTCCTTCAATCTCAAAAAAGGTGAGGTCCTGGGACTTGCCGGCGAGAGCGGCTGCGGCAAGTCCTCCCTTGGTTTTACCCTTATGGGCATGCCGACCCCACCGGGCAAAATAGTCGGGGGCAGCGTTAAGATCGACGGAAGGGAAATAGTTGGCCTTCCCGAGGACGTGCTGAGGAAGGAGATCCGCTGGCAGAAGATATCTATGATCTTCCAGGGTGCAATGAACGCCCTCAATCCGGTCTACACCGTCGGCTATCAGATGACTGAACCGCTGATACTCCACAAGGGGATGAGCAAGGACGAGGCCCTGGACAGGGCTCAGAAGTACCTTGAGCTCGTAGGTCTCGACCCCGAGATAGTCTACCGCTATCCCCACGAGCTCTCCGGTGGTATGAAGCAGCGTGTCATCATAGCTACTGCTCTCCTCCTTGAGCCCGACGTGGTCATAGCCGACGAGCCGACGACGGCACTTGACGTCGTCGTTCAGGCCC contains:
- a CDS encoding ABC transporter substrate-binding protein, translated to MLFSIFAVRPVSAVDYTPKDIPLNSDEATARFKADLQWYLNYGHFVISNGPYILVMYSPENLYLKLEKFTGARTIYTNTLPKDGYADVIEYQGVQNPENVILQIAKGEYDLGMFSFPAGKYQGLGADVLANLNLYKSASSYNELTFNTYHDPDKDAPIVTVGDQVYFNPFAIREVRFAMNFLVSRDYIVQNIYQGSGAPMLGCIRPSHPADKYFEPVYKALGITGAGNEQFALQLIDQAMQKAAQEVANYGHTLEKKADGYWYFDGQQITVKFIIRIEDERKEIGLYVADLLEKKVGFKVDRLLWDRQKAGQVVFAKPPSNYEWNIYTGGWGTSGIPSVWIDDYTAWFYASWYGYVPGAVEPKHVNTVTVEEALKYIGNGDVNAGLRR
- a CDS encoding LPXTG cell wall anchor domain-containing protein; amino-acid sequence: MLKWTEEELTYLLTYFVISRDAVEGTQHINADLVPTDPIKITTKEQYWDLQKISMLIGVMESARVFMIETWEFYPANKQRVTKIVPEASTGIGQRWSIMTAQTPDKHLKIAQFASTGAMFMSAFNPIGGLSDVYSVRVWNLIRDYGATTNFDGIVTPYRCKWTLERGEFTVPDDAVIYNQTQGWIAANAGQKAVVKVKVTCDFGEWHNGVKGNIDDLKYYIAFLYTWAYKDGADDPYYDESLGGTAGTLSNILGWQWTNDGYVIYGTYEHPLADDMTAGFYVFYPTLPWELYWAMGELVAKSKEYGIDKTYSFSSGAEGVLWLDLLTKEHVDDLAKVIEKISGISIEDLKKTPTETQSPTETPTGTETQSPTQTESPTQPTTEGGTSTTTYVVVGLVIIVIAGAAWYFTKKK
- a CDS encoding ABC transporter permease → MGYLKYLAFRIVNAILVLLIVTFIISALFVKVAEESNRSKMYEELMQWERTEGAKIKQSQGLEAFEQAKAAKQASLEDKYELNIPYWQKVYKKALRTLKLDFGTTSMPIFGTNNVSDIIKVAVPRSILLFTTATIIVIILGIFLGVRAARHAGSAFDRGLSIFALLTYSLPMWWTGMMFLLIFAYKLGWFPLSSMFDPQLTGWAHVKDVLWKLALPVFTYVFVVFGGWAWTTRNIMIGTLQEDFIMAAKAKGVPEHKIIYGHALRAAAPPIVTMIIFALLGSLGGAIISELVFNYPGMGRLYWVALQQNETNLLIGLTYFFTVLYLTGVVLADMIYGFLDPRVKVGASAKM
- a CDS encoding ABC transporter permease, whose product is MRWVDVKEGFKEFLEEFKREKTGIAGVILLIILVLVALTAPYTTIPDLPDKWRSSAYWEDNPKNVPPTWYNMFTSQKLVPQMVYGINDLKVGHPKDTEIVIEADYEFPSGYYGGPQGIIIRGLNVSLEDPMNAPTFGLYLLRPDGKKIPLLKNKPLSGGSVIAVGRDSAISTNVYIWLVNVTEGKELTMFEVPLQTVLISDMVAPMFAKVEPGMNATKIIESPEPLWGTYKLILDINNPAPDKNKVVLDNIKMTFLGRSYGTMGTDYLGRDLWAGIIWGSRVSLTIGILVSVLSTLIGLVYGVTSAYLGGNADEFMMRINEIFASIPSLPILILIGATAGHVTLMFIVLLLVIFGWMGIARISRSMALQIKEQTYIEAARALGAGNGRIIFKHILPQLLPYAFAVIALSVPGAVIAEASLSFLGIGDPTAVTWGQILNAAQNQAATTKGYWWWVLPPGLGIAVVGLTFVLIGTALDKILNPRLRRL
- a CDS encoding ABC transporter ATP-binding protein, which gives rise to MAKNVLEVKDLKMYYFTTKGVVKAVDNISFNLKKGEVLGLAGESGCGKSSLGFTLMGMPTPPGKIVGGSVKIDGREIVGLPEDVLRKEIRWQKISMIFQGAMNALNPVYTVGYQMTEPLILHKGMSKDEALDRAQKYLELVGLDPEIVYRYPHELSGGMKQRVIIATALLLEPDVVIADEPTTALDVVVQAQIINLMKKLKKELGLSMIFITHDLSILAEISDRVAIMYAGKIVEIGDSEKVYYEPAHPYTQKLLAAIPRLHEDVEKLEFIPGQPPNLINPPKGCRFHPRCPYAMQVCKEQEPELKEVDKDHYAACWLL